In one Sporomusa sphaeroides DSM 2875 genomic region, the following are encoded:
- a CDS encoding ABC transporter ATP-binding protein: protein MLTLLQNKFALSERGARDLIKGSLYSALTDLSMLLPVGLFIMLLDELLQPLLGTSTATPNLLKYALLVGVVFVVLYLCQFWQYSSVFLSTYTESAARRIHLAEKLRQLPLSFFGKRDLADLTNTIMGDCATLEHAFSHAVPQLFGAMLSTLVITIGLLYMDWRMGLAVLWVIPAAFMMIIGSKYLQNRAELKHYQAKRICADGIQECLETIQDIKACNMQERYLEGLDKKLDAAEQAHIHSELTLGAFVTGAQAVLRLGLASVILVGSELLITGKTDLLTYLIFLITASRLYNPLSETLANVAEIFMAEIPIARMQEMAAQPVQCGEKDYRLNGYDIEFDHVSFAYNTAEPVLKDVSFIAKQGEVTALIGPSGGGKSTAAKLAARFWDATSGTVRLGGRDITTIEPEALLKHYAIVFQDVTLFNDTVMENIRLGKRDATDEEVAAAARLAMCDEFVSRLPLGYHTVIGENGSVLSGGERQRISIARAILKDAPIILLDEATASLDVENETKIQAALAELIKNKTVLIIAHRMRTIANADKIVVLSDGYVAQQGQPDALLKQDGLYRNMVMIQKQNMAWSL from the coding sequence ATGCTCACATTATTGCAAAATAAATTTGCTCTCAGCGAAAGAGGCGCCCGGGATTTAATCAAAGGCAGTTTATATAGTGCCTTGACCGATCTTAGCATGCTGCTCCCTGTCGGGCTTTTTATCATGTTGCTGGATGAACTGTTACAGCCGCTGCTGGGGACAAGCACCGCAACACCAAACCTGCTGAAATATGCGCTGCTTGTAGGCGTGGTGTTCGTCGTTTTATACCTGTGCCAGTTTTGGCAGTATTCCAGCGTATTTCTTTCCACCTATACGGAAAGCGCGGCAAGAAGGATTCATTTGGCGGAAAAACTTCGTCAGTTGCCCTTGTCCTTTTTTGGCAAAAGAGATTTGGCGGATTTAACGAATACCATTATGGGGGATTGCGCGACCTTGGAACATGCTTTTTCCCATGCTGTTCCCCAATTGTTTGGGGCTATGCTTTCCACACTTGTCATTACCATTGGCCTCTTGTATATGGATTGGCGTATGGGACTTGCCGTATTATGGGTTATCCCGGCAGCCTTTATGATGATTATTGGTTCAAAATATCTGCAGAACCGGGCCGAGCTTAAGCATTATCAAGCCAAAAGAATTTGTGCCGATGGTATTCAGGAATGCCTTGAAACCATCCAGGATATCAAGGCCTGCAACATGCAAGAACGGTATCTGGAAGGCTTGGACAAAAAACTGGATGCCGCCGAACAGGCGCATATTCATTCAGAACTGACCCTGGGCGCTTTTGTGACCGGTGCACAGGCGGTGCTCAGGCTTGGCCTGGCTTCGGTAATATTGGTAGGAAGTGAATTATTAATTACAGGAAAAACCGATTTGCTGACATACCTGATTTTTTTGATTACGGCGTCAAGATTGTACAATCCTTTGTCCGAAACATTGGCAAATGTCGCTGAAATTTTTATGGCGGAAATTCCTATTGCCAGAATGCAGGAAATGGCAGCACAACCTGTGCAATGTGGTGAAAAAGATTATCGATTGAATGGCTATGACATCGAATTTGACCATGTTTCATTTGCCTACAACACCGCTGAGCCGGTTTTAAAGGATGTTTCCTTCATTGCCAAACAAGGCGAAGTGACAGCTCTGATAGGTCCCTCCGGCGGCGGCAAGAGTACTGCTGCCAAACTGGCGGCACGTTTCTGGGATGCAACTTCCGGTACGGTTAGGCTTGGCGGCCGGGATATAACGACAATCGAGCCGGAGGCTTTGCTGAAACATTATGCGATTGTCTTTCAGGATGTCACCTTATTTAATGACACTGTCATGGAAAACATCCGCCTGGGAAAACGTGATGCAACGGATGAAGAAGTAGCAGCAGCAGCAAGGCTGGCGATGTGTGATGAGTTTGTATCCCGTCTGCCGCTGGGGTATCATACGGTCATTGGCGAGAATGGTTCCGTACTGTCAGGCGGCGAACGCCAGCGTATTTCTATCGCCAGGGCAATTCTCAAAGATGCGCCCATCATCTTATTGGATGAAGCCACCGCTTCGTTGGACGTGGAAAATGAAACAAAGATTCAGGCGGCTTTGGCAGAGCTCATTAAAAATAAAACGGTTTTGATCATTGCCCATCGTATGAGAACCATCGCCAATGCCGACAAGATCGTTGTTCTGTCTGACGGCTATGTCGCCCAGCAAGGCCAACCCGATGCTTTGCTAAAACAAGACGGCTTATATCGTAATATGGTTATGATTCAAAAGCAAAATATGGCTTGGTCATTATAA
- the ribB gene encoding 3,4-dihydroxy-2-butanone-4-phosphate synthase has product MNQNLLAQFGDEFERVEAALDALRSGRGVLVTDDEDRENEGDIFFAAESLTNEQMALLIREGSGIVCLCLPEERVQALNLPMMVEVNTSSFETPFTVSIEAANGVTTGVSAADRVTTVKAAITDPVRPEALRRPGHIFPLRAKRGGVLERAGHTEANVDLMRMAGLKPYGVLCELTNADGTMARLPEIVAFAGKTNMPVVAISDIIAYQSKRHTG; this is encoded by the coding sequence GTGAATCAAAATTTGTTAGCTCAATTTGGTGATGAATTTGAAAGGGTAGAGGCTGCGCTTGATGCCTTGCGCAGCGGGCGAGGGGTTTTAGTTACCGATGATGAAGACCGGGAAAATGAAGGGGATATCTTTTTTGCCGCCGAGTCTTTGACGAATGAGCAAATGGCCTTGCTAATCCGTGAAGGCAGCGGGATTGTGTGTTTGTGTTTACCGGAAGAAAGAGTTCAGGCCTTGAATTTGCCGATGATGGTGGAAGTGAACACAAGCAGCTTTGAAACTCCATTTACTGTCTCCATTGAAGCGGCAAACGGAGTTACTACCGGTGTTTCCGCTGCAGACCGTGTAACTACTGTAAAAGCAGCGATTACTGACCCTGTAAGACCTGAGGCGCTACGGCGTCCCGGACATATTTTCCCCTTGCGAGCCAAGCGCGGAGGTGTACTGGAAAGGGCGGGTCACACAGAGGCTAACGTAGATTTGATGAGAATGGCCGGTTTAAAACCTTACGGTGTATTATGTGAACTAACAAATGCCGATGGTACAATGGCAAGGCTGCCTGAAATCGTGGCGTTTGCCGGAAAAACCAATATGCCTGTAGTTGCGATAAGCGATATTATTGCTTATCAAAGCAAACGGCATACTGGCTGA
- a CDS encoding class I SAM-dependent methyltransferase: MFNSISRVLEKPPLYTKSEVAFWNDEHISKQMLKAHLDPEFEGASRKLTFIEKSTAWIKEIVPPSNFPLLLDMGCGPGIYAERLATVGYQVTGIDFSKRSIDYAQNSSLEQGLDITYLYQNYLDMDLNKLFDFTIMIYCDYGALSTTDRQIVMQKVFNHLRPGGKFLLDVFSAAKYNHFQEKKTWEICHNGGFWREDKYVVLNGCYKYSNNVTLEQISIISSRETATYYLWNSYFTKETLIKEANDAGFKVCKVFGDVTGNPYQEDNFTIAILLEK; encoded by the coding sequence ATGTTCAACAGCATTAGCAGGGTTTTAGAAAAACCCCCTCTTTACACCAAATCAGAAGTTGCATTTTGGAATGATGAGCACATTTCCAAACAAATGCTCAAAGCTCACCTCGACCCAGAATTTGAAGGCGCAAGCAGAAAATTAACGTTTATAGAAAAATCAACTGCGTGGATAAAAGAAATTGTACCACCCTCAAATTTCCCGTTACTGCTTGACATGGGCTGCGGTCCTGGCATATATGCTGAAAGGTTAGCAACAGTGGGCTATCAAGTAACCGGGATTGATTTTTCAAAGCGGTCAATAGACTATGCGCAAAACTCGTCACTTGAGCAGGGTTTAGACATTACATATCTTTATCAAAACTATTTGGATATGGATTTGAATAAGCTTTTTGATTTTACAATAATGATATATTGCGATTATGGCGCATTGTCAACAACGGACAGACAAATTGTTATGCAAAAGGTATTTAATCATCTACGACCTGGTGGGAAGTTCTTGCTGGATGTATTTTCAGCAGCTAAGTACAACCATTTTCAAGAAAAGAAAACATGGGAAATTTGCCATAACGGCGGTTTTTGGCGCGAAGATAAATACGTTGTATTAAATGGGTGCTATAAATATTCTAACAATGTTACATTGGAGCAAATTTCTATTATTTCTAGTAGAGAGACAGCCACTTACTATTTGTGGAATAGTTATTTTACAAAAGAAACGTTGATTAAGGAGGCAAATGACGCAGGCTTTAAGGTATGCAAAGTATTTGGTGATGTTACGGGCAACCCTTATCAGGAAGATAATTTTACTATTGCCATACTGTTAGAAAAATAA
- a CDS encoding site-2 protease family protein — MNREPDMLESTDDSTPPPKPPWYRRIGLGGVVTALFALLKWKSILSFLQGIFFLLKFSKFGVATLSMVATIGVYAWFYGIWWAIGFVLLIAVHEYGHMFAAKRQNIPVTAPVFIPFLGALIGLKEQPKDAATESIIAYGGPVFGFLATVLVHAAAYVFQSPLLFSLAFTGYFLTLFNLIPASPLDGGRIAGAVSPYIWFLGIPLIVILIWFSFSPILFLVLLAAVHRAWEFWKHRNDAYYHTNPGFRFKMGIGYLVLMLLSGILTYEAHLTAEALRPR, encoded by the coding sequence ATGAATAGAGAACCTGACATGCTTGAAAGTACGGACGATTCCACACCACCGCCGAAACCGCCGTGGTACAGGCGAATCGGATTAGGCGGGGTAGTTACGGCCCTGTTTGCCCTCTTAAAGTGGAAGAGTATTTTAAGTTTTCTGCAAGGAATATTTTTTCTGTTAAAATTTAGTAAGTTTGGGGTTGCCACTTTATCCATGGTGGCAACGATTGGCGTATATGCCTGGTTTTATGGTATTTGGTGGGCAATCGGTTTTGTTTTGCTTATTGCGGTTCATGAATATGGTCACATGTTTGCCGCCAAGAGGCAGAATATCCCGGTAACCGCACCTGTCTTTATCCCGTTTTTAGGAGCGCTGATTGGCCTTAAGGAACAGCCGAAAGATGCAGCGACAGAGAGTATCATTGCCTATGGCGGTCCTGTTTTTGGCTTTTTAGCCACTGTGCTGGTGCATGCGGCTGCCTATGTATTTCAGTCACCGCTGTTGTTTTCTCTGGCTTTTACCGGTTACTTCCTCACACTGTTTAACCTCATCCCGGCCTCGCCGCTTGATGGCGGACGAATTGCCGGGGCCGTGTCTCCCTATATCTGGTTTTTGGGGATTCCCTTGATCGTAATTCTTATTTGGTTCAGTTTTAGCCCCATCTTATTTCTGGTTTTGCTTGCCGCAGTTCATCGTGCCTGGGAGTTCTGGAAGCACCGGAATGACGCCTATTACCACACCAATCCAGGATTTCGTTTTAAGATGGGAATAGGCTATCTGGTATTAATGCTGCTAAGCGGGATATTAACCTATGAAGCTCATCTTACGGCAGAGGCGCTGCGGCCGCGATGA
- a CDS encoding REP-associated tyrosine transposase, translating to MARCAREKSVSGIYHIMMRGINRQDIFLDEDDRCRFLEIIKRVQESGSCSIYGYCLMNNHIHLLLQEKEEELSIIMKRIGTSYAWRYNKKYDRVGHVFQNRFQSEPVDTEAYLLGVLRYIHNNPVKAKLVAKPEDYQWSSCQAYYQGQDSSGLVNTPFVLSILNGNGEAAIKQFADFMHQENADQFMDFKVKQRKSDDDLAQAIKEQLNGQPIELLQNMDIAMRNKIIREIKELEGVTQRQIARVTGIHQSIIFKA from the coding sequence ATGGCAAGATGTGCGAGAGAAAAAAGTGTCAGCGGAATCTATCATATCATGATGCGCGGGATAAATCGTCAGGATATTTTTCTTGATGAGGACGACCGTTGCCGTTTTTTGGAAATTATAAAGCGAGTCCAGGAAAGCGGGAGTTGCAGTATTTACGGATATTGCTTAATGAACAATCATATCCATCTCTTGTTGCAGGAAAAAGAGGAAGAATTGTCGATTATTATGAAGCGTATTGGTACGAGTTATGCGTGGCGGTATAATAAAAAATATGATCGAGTGGGGCATGTATTTCAAAATCGTTTTCAAAGCGAGCCGGTTGACACGGAAGCATATTTGCTGGGCGTTTTAAGGTATATTCATAATAATCCTGTAAAAGCAAAACTGGTGGCAAAACCTGAGGATTACCAATGGAGTAGTTGTCAGGCCTATTATCAGGGGCAGGATTCTTCCGGTTTGGTCAATACTCCGTTTGTTCTATCTATATTAAACGGCAACGGGGAGGCGGCCATAAAGCAATTTGCCGATTTTATGCACCAGGAAAACGCTGATCAATTCATGGATTTCAAGGTAAAACAGCGAAAGAGCGATGATGATTTAGCTCAAGCAATTAAAGAACAGTTAAATGGACAGCCAATTGAACTGTTGCAAAATATGGATATAGCTATGCGTAATAAAATAATCAGGGAAATTAAAGAACTGGAAGGCGTAACACAACGGCAAATAGCCAGGGTAACCGGGATCCATCAAAGTATAATTTTTAAGGCATGA
- a CDS encoding 2-keto-3-deoxygluconate permease has translation MQIKKTIERVPGGMMLIPLLLGAIINTFFPAAGKTFGSFTNALMTGSQPILAVFFVCMGATLNVKATPYILKKGGALLGAKILTGTALGFLAAALIPNGLMVEHGLLAGLSVLAIVASMNDTNGGLYMALIGQFGRKEDAAAYSVMSLESGPFFTMIALGMAGVAAFPLPTLIGTILPLLIGMLLGNLDEEMRDFLGGAAPIMIPFFAFGLGNSLNLETVWKAGLLGLLMGVGVVVITGTVLIIADKLTGGTGVAGIAAATTAGNAAAVPAAIAAVDPRFLPVAPSATMLVATCVIVTAILVPIVTAWYARRVAAQTVPQP, from the coding sequence ATGCAAATTAAAAAGACGATTGAACGGGTTCCGGGTGGAATGATGCTTATTCCATTATTGTTAGGGGCGATTATTAATACTTTTTTCCCTGCGGCCGGTAAAACTTTCGGATCCTTCACCAATGCCTTAATGACCGGGTCTCAGCCCATTCTGGCAGTATTTTTTGTCTGTATGGGGGCTACGCTCAACGTCAAAGCCACCCCATATATTCTGAAAAAAGGCGGCGCCTTGTTAGGTGCTAAAATCCTTACCGGGACGGCTCTGGGTTTTCTGGCTGCAGCCTTGATCCCGAACGGCTTAATGGTGGAACACGGACTATTGGCCGGTCTTTCAGTTCTGGCAATTGTAGCTTCCATGAATGATACCAACGGCGGGCTCTATATGGCTCTGATCGGGCAATTCGGCAGAAAAGAAGATGCTGCCGCTTATTCTGTTATGAGTTTGGAATCAGGCCCTTTCTTCACGATGATTGCCCTGGGGATGGCGGGAGTAGCGGCTTTTCCCCTGCCAACGCTGATCGGCACTATCCTGCCGCTGTTAATTGGTATGCTGCTTGGCAATCTTGATGAAGAAATGCGTGATTTTCTGGGCGGCGCTGCTCCTATCATGATTCCGTTTTTTGCTTTTGGCCTTGGCAATTCGCTTAATTTGGAAACCGTTTGGAAGGCCGGCCTGCTCGGATTATTAATGGGTGTGGGTGTTGTTGTCATCACCGGCACTGTCCTGATTATTGCCGACAAGCTTACCGGTGGTACCGGTGTGGCAGGCATAGCCGCGGCTACCACTGCCGGCAATGCCGCAGCGGTTCCGGCAGCCATTGCCGCAGTAGATCCGCGGTTTCTTCCCGTAGCGCCGTCAGCCACGATGCTGGTGGCCACCTGCGTAATTGTTACGGCAATCCTGGTGCCGATTGTCACAGCCTGGTATGCCAGGCGGGTAGCGGCTCAAACGGTACCACAGCCGTAA
- a CDS encoding UxaA family hydrolase: protein MSKIQAIIMKPKDNVCTVVEAVAAGTEITASCGEIKSTTQVLNNIPAGHKFAIKAIGKGEPVIKYGEIIGLATQDIEPGQHVHVHNIESCRGRGDK from the coding sequence ATGTCTAAAATACAGGCCATTATTATGAAGCCAAAAGATAATGTGTGCACGGTGGTCGAAGCAGTTGCCGCCGGCACGGAAATTACCGCCAGCTGCGGGGAGATCAAGAGTACTACGCAAGTGCTCAATAACATTCCTGCCGGCCATAAGTTCGCCATCAAAGCCATCGGAAAAGGAGAGCCGGTGATTAAGTACGGTGAAATCATCGGTCTTGCCACCCAGGATATTGAGCCAGGTCAGCATGTTCATGTTCACAACATCGAAAGCTGCCGGGGACGAGGCGACAAATAA
- a CDS encoding UxaA family hydrolase has product MNFQGFVRPDGTVGIRNHVLILPSVVCANRVARGISQQVAGTTWVEHQHGCTQLGADAELTAHVLVSHGTHPNVYGVVVVGLGCETIRAQNIAAAIKEKCPYKPVHLVIIQDEGGSVKATAAGVSAATTMVGAAAQLQREAIDASKLILGTECGGSDAYSGISANPALGFASDLLIDAGGSVVLAETTEIIGAEHIIASRAVNEEVAKKCFTTIQAREKLATDMGVDMRGGQPTPGNIEGGLSTIEEKSLGCIYKAGSRPLQDVIGYAAPVTQKGLVWMDTPGQDVEQLTGMVAGGCHLTVFTTGRGTCCGSPISPTIKVSTTTQLFERMNDNLDLDAGPIVDGKETVDQVGRRIFQEILDVASGKQTKAEILGFNDFAIYRFGPTM; this is encoded by the coding sequence ATGAACTTTCAAGGATTTGTACGTCCTGACGGGACGGTAGGCATTCGCAATCATGTTCTTATTCTTCCTTCCGTTGTTTGTGCCAACCGGGTGGCACGCGGTATTTCACAGCAGGTAGCGGGAACAACCTGGGTTGAGCATCAGCACGGCTGTACTCAGCTGGGCGCCGATGCGGAACTGACAGCCCATGTGCTGGTCAGTCACGGTACCCATCCCAATGTATATGGTGTTGTGGTTGTCGGGCTTGGTTGTGAAACCATCCGGGCCCAGAACATTGCTGCCGCCATCAAGGAAAAATGTCCGTATAAGCCGGTTCACCTGGTTATCATCCAGGACGAAGGCGGATCGGTAAAGGCTACTGCTGCCGGAGTCAGCGCGGCAACAACTATGGTGGGCGCAGCGGCGCAGCTTCAGCGGGAAGCCATCGATGCATCCAAACTTATTTTGGGAACCGAATGTGGCGGTTCGGATGCCTATTCCGGCATATCTGCCAATCCGGCCCTGGGTTTTGCCAGCGATCTCCTGATTGACGCAGGCGGCAGCGTGGTTTTGGCCGAAACCACCGAAATTATTGGTGCCGAACATATTATCGCCTCCCGGGCGGTCAATGAGGAGGTTGCGAAAAAATGCTTCACCACCATCCAGGCCCGCGAAAAACTTGCTACCGATATGGGAGTGGATATGCGCGGCGGGCAGCCGACACCCGGCAATATTGAAGGGGGCCTGTCCACGATTGAAGAAAAATCGCTTGGCTGTATTTACAAAGCCGGTTCCAGACCGCTGCAGGATGTCATTGGCTATGCGGCACCTGTCACCCAGAAAGGACTTGTATGGATGGATACGCCGGGACAGGATGTGGAACAGCTTACCGGCATGGTGGCCGGGGGCTGTCATCTGACGGTTTTCACTACCGGGCGGGGAACCTGCTGCGGTTCACCGATTTCGCCAACAATCAAGGTTTCGACAACCACACAGCTATTTGAGCGCATGAATGATAATCTTGATTTGGACGCAGGCCCGATTGTTGACGGCAAGGAAACCGTTGACCAGGTTGGCCGCCGGATATTCCAGGAAATCCTTGATGTGGCTTCCGGCAAACAGACAAAAGCGGAAATTCTCGGTTTCAATGATTTTGCTATATACCGGTTCGGACCTACGATGTAA
- a CDS encoding sigma 54-interacting transcriptional regulator produces MNRIAFIAPYTNLATLAREICAETYPDVKVFEGLLDEGLDCARQVAAEGCQVIISRGGTASLIQENLNLPVVEVKVTGYDILHTLSDLIGKNKTIGVIGYHNVVRGCQAISQMLQIKSLELLTLNSTENPDWQAAQARLHKKLLQTPVDILVGDTLVISKLNLDVPEVRLIVSGAESIYEAIEEARRIAQVQTEEKKLAEQLRTILHFIHDGVVAIDDSGNITVMNPAAETIFNSNAAQAIGKPITRFIANSKLPDILISGKAELDQLQSTPSGMIVTSKIPIKVNGKVEGAVATFQETGRIQKTEQKIRLTLHAKGLFAKYSFSDIMAWDHEMKRTIDKAMRYALTDGTVLIQAESGCGKELFAQSIHQESSRSSGPFVAVNCSALPPQLLESELFGYVAGAFTGARKEGKPGLVELAHGGTLFLDEIGDMELGLQARLLRVLGERQVMRLGSDNWMPVDIRVIAATHVPLKQKAFEGLFRMDLFYRLNVLTIAIPPLRQRVADIYPLANYFLSLFAEKYGRSAIELPPEAHDALIRYPWPGNVRELRNTMERLALTYEETGNTMDILLDSLKELDTDSVRLPAAKTLAAPAAIAGHSLAAVSMKAMKHQLAVDTLKACGGNKSKAAKQLGVTRYTLDRLLK; encoded by the coding sequence GTGAATCGCATTGCCTTTATTGCTCCATATACCAATTTAGCGACACTGGCCCGTGAAATTTGCGCCGAAACTTACCCGGACGTAAAAGTCTTTGAAGGCCTGCTGGATGAAGGGCTGGACTGCGCCCGACAAGTTGCGGCCGAGGGCTGCCAGGTGATTATCAGCCGCGGCGGCACCGCCAGTCTGATTCAAGAAAATCTTAACCTCCCGGTTGTGGAGGTAAAGGTAACCGGCTATGATATTTTGCATACGCTCAGCGACCTTATCGGAAAAAATAAAACCATCGGGGTAATCGGCTATCACAATGTAGTCAGAGGCTGCCAGGCAATCAGCCAAATGTTGCAAATAAAATCGCTTGAACTGTTAACCCTAAATAGCACCGAAAACCCGGATTGGCAGGCAGCCCAGGCCCGCTTGCACAAAAAACTGCTGCAAACCCCGGTGGACATATTGGTTGGCGATACCCTGGTTATCAGCAAACTAAATCTGGATGTGCCTGAGGTCAGGCTCATCGTATCAGGCGCGGAATCGATTTATGAAGCCATCGAAGAGGCTCGCCGGATTGCCCAGGTCCAAACAGAAGAAAAAAAATTGGCAGAGCAGCTCCGCACTATATTACACTTTATTCATGACGGTGTGGTAGCCATTGACGACTCCGGCAACATCACAGTCATGAATCCGGCGGCAGAAACCATTTTCAACAGCAATGCCGCACAGGCAATCGGCAAACCAATTACCCGGTTTATCGCCAACAGCAAACTGCCTGATATACTCATCAGCGGCAAAGCGGAATTGGACCAGCTGCAAAGCACGCCTTCCGGAATGATTGTTACCAGCAAAATTCCCATTAAGGTCAACGGCAAGGTAGAAGGAGCTGTCGCCACCTTTCAGGAAACCGGCCGGATCCAAAAAACCGAGCAAAAAATCCGCCTTACACTTCATGCCAAAGGCCTGTTTGCCAAATATTCCTTTAGCGATATTATGGCCTGGGACCATGAAATGAAGCGAACCATCGATAAGGCCATGCGGTATGCTTTAACCGACGGAACGGTGCTAATCCAGGCGGAAAGCGGCTGCGGCAAGGAACTGTTTGCCCAAAGCATCCATCAGGAAAGCAGCCGCAGCAGCGGTCCGTTTGTCGCCGTCAACTGTTCGGCTTTACCGCCACAGCTGTTGGAAAGCGAGCTCTTTGGCTATGTGGCAGGAGCCTTTACCGGCGCCCGCAAGGAAGGCAAGCCGGGTTTAGTCGAGCTGGCCCACGGCGGCACACTGTTTCTCGATGAGATTGGCGATATGGAGCTCGGTTTGCAAGCCAGGCTGCTGCGCGTACTGGGGGAGCGGCAAGTCATGCGGCTGGGGTCAGACAATTGGATGCCGGTAGATATCAGAGTCATCGCCGCTACCCATGTCCCGCTTAAACAGAAAGCCTTTGAAGGGCTTTTCCGAATGGATTTATTTTACCGACTTAACGTGCTGACCATCGCCATTCCGCCCCTGCGGCAGCGAGTTGCCGATATTTATCCTTTGGCCAACTATTTTTTGAGTTTATTTGCGGAAAAATACGGCCGCAGCGCCATTGAACTGCCGCCGGAAGCCCATGATGCGCTCATTCGCTATCCCTGGCCCGGCAATGTCCGCGAATTGCGCAACACCATGGAACGTCTGGCATTGACATATGAAGAAACCGGAAACACGATGGATATATTGCTGGATTCCCTCAAAGAACTTGACACCGACAGCGTCAGACTGCCAGCAGCAAAAACGCTGGCTGCTCCTGCGGCAATTGCCGGTCACAGCCTGGCGGCTGTAAGTATGAAAGCTATGAAGCACCAATTAGCCGTCGATACACTCAAAGCCTGCGGCGGCAACAAATCAAAAGCCGCCAAACAGCTGGGAGTTACCAGATATACCTTAGACCGTCTGCTAAAGTAG